Proteins encoded in a region of the Pseudomonas sp. PDNC002 genome:
- a CDS encoding CitMHS family transporter: MLTFLAFAMVATFMFLIMTKRLSALIALILVPIAFALLGGFAKGLGPMMLEGIRTLAPTGVMLMFAILYFAIMIDSGLFDPAVRRILKLVKGDPLKVSMGTAALAMIVSLDGDGSTTYMICVAAVLPLYSRLGMSPLLMACLIMLSSGVLNMTPWGGPTARAASALHVDPADIFVPMIPAMIAGLAAIFGLAWVYGKRERARLGELHLPTDPVEGAEVSVSQYPEARRPKLLWFNAILTLLLMGTLIAGLLPMPVLFMIAFGIAMIVNYPCIIEQKKRIGAHAENVLAVVSLIFAAGVFTGILSGTGMVEAMSKSLLAVIPPALGPYLATITALVSMPFTFFMSNDAFYYGVLPVLSQAAAQYGITPVEMARASIVGQPVHLLSPLVPSTYLLVGLAKVDFGDHQRFTLKWAVLVCLAILAAALLLGLFPLFND, translated from the coding sequence ATGCTGACTTTCCTCGCCTTCGCCATGGTGGCGACCTTCATGTTCCTGATCATGACCAAGCGGCTCTCGGCGCTGATCGCGCTGATCCTGGTCCCGATCGCCTTCGCGCTGCTCGGCGGCTTCGCCAAGGGCCTGGGGCCGATGATGCTGGAGGGCATCCGCACGCTGGCACCGACCGGCGTGATGCTGATGTTCGCCATCCTCTACTTCGCCATCATGATCGACTCGGGACTGTTCGACCCGGCGGTGCGGCGCATCCTCAAACTGGTGAAGGGCGACCCGCTCAAGGTGTCGATGGGCACCGCTGCGCTGGCGATGATCGTCTCGCTGGATGGCGACGGCTCGACTACCTACATGATCTGCGTGGCCGCCGTGCTGCCGCTGTACAGCCGCCTGGGCATGAGCCCGCTGCTGATGGCCTGCCTGATCATGCTCTCCAGCGGCGTGCTGAACATGACCCCCTGGGGCGGCCCGACTGCACGGGCGGCCAGCGCGCTGCACGTCGACCCGGCGGACATCTTCGTACCGATGATCCCGGCCATGATTGCCGGCCTCGCGGCGATCTTCGGCCTGGCCTGGGTCTACGGCAAACGCGAGCGCGCGCGGCTGGGCGAGCTGCACCTGCCCACCGACCCGGTGGAGGGGGCGGAAGTCAGCGTGTCGCAATATCCCGAGGCGCGCCGGCCAAAGCTGCTGTGGTTCAACGCTATCCTCACGCTGCTGCTGATGGGCACCCTGATCGCCGGGCTGCTGCCGATGCCCGTACTGTTCATGATCGCCTTCGGTATCGCGATGATCGTCAACTATCCCTGCATCATCGAGCAGAAGAAGCGCATCGGTGCCCATGCCGAGAACGTCCTCGCGGTGGTCTCGCTGATCTTCGCCGCCGGCGTCTTCACCGGCATCCTGTCCGGAACGGGGATGGTCGAAGCCATGTCCAAGAGCCTGCTGGCGGTGATCCCGCCGGCGCTCGGGCCATACCTGGCGACCATCACGGCGCTGGTGAGCATGCCGTTCACCTTCTTCATGTCGAATGACGCTTTCTACTACGGCGTGCTCCCGGTACTCTCCCAGGCCGCCGCGCAGTACGGCATCACCCCGGTGGAAATGGCCCGCGCCTCCATCGTCGGCCAGCCAGTGCACCTGCTCAGCCCGCTGGTGCCGTCCACCTACCTGCTGGTGGGCCTGGCCAAGGTGGACTTCGGCGACCACCAGCGCTTCACCCTCAAGTGGGCCGTGCTGGTGTGCCTGGCGATCCTGGCTGCCGCGCTGCTGCTGGGCCTGTTCCCCCTCTTCAACGACTGA
- a CDS encoding TerC family protein, whose product MEWLTSPEIWIAFFTLTALEIVLGIDNIIMISILVGRMPKHLQPRTRFFGLALAMVTRILLLLSITWVMRLTADLFHVFGQGISGRDLILFFGGLFLLWKSSSEIFHGLEGEDETEGEPKSVMGGFIGTIIQIAIIDIVFSLDSVITAVGMVSNVPVMVAAIIVAVLVMMLAAGAISDFIDKHPSLKMLALSFLIVVGTVLIAEAFEVHVPKGYVYFAMAFSLAVEALNIRMRTARGKKSADPVKLRKDIPGQ is encoded by the coding sequence ATGGAATGGCTGACCAGCCCTGAAATCTGGATTGCGTTCTTCACCCTGACGGCCCTGGAGATCGTCCTGGGCATCGACAACATCATCATGATCTCCATCCTGGTCGGCCGGATGCCCAAGCACCTGCAGCCGCGCACGCGCTTCTTCGGGCTGGCGCTGGCGATGGTCACGCGCATCCTGCTGCTGTTGTCGATCACCTGGGTGATGCGCCTCACGGCCGACCTGTTCCACGTGTTCGGCCAGGGCATCTCCGGGCGCGACCTGATCCTGTTCTTCGGCGGCCTGTTCCTCCTGTGGAAAAGCAGCAGCGAAATCTTCCACGGCCTGGAAGGCGAGGATGAAACCGAAGGCGAACCCAAGAGCGTGATGGGCGGCTTCATCGGCACCATCATCCAGATCGCGATCATCGACATCGTGTTCTCGCTGGACTCGGTGATCACCGCCGTGGGCATGGTTTCCAACGTGCCGGTGATGGTCGCGGCCATCATCGTCGCGGTGCTGGTGATGATGCTGGCGGCCGGCGCCATCAGCGACTTCATCGACAAGCACCCGTCGCTGAAGATGCTCGCGCTGTCCTTCCTCATCGTGGTCGGCACGGTACTGATCGCCGAAGCCTTCGAAGTCCACGTGCCCAAGGGCTACGTCTACTTCGCCATGGCCTTCTCGCTGGCGGTGGAAGCGCTGAACATCCGCATGCGCACCGCGCGCGGCAAGAAATCCGCCGACCCGGTGAAACTGCGCAAGGATATTCCCGGCCAGTAG
- a CDS encoding LEA type 2 family protein: MDRARRFALMILLLALGACSSLFGTRDPLRIDLVGLEPATGQGMEARFTVKLRVQNPNDQAIDYNGIALDLSVNGQPLASGVSDASGQVPRFGEKVISVPVSISAFSAIRQAWGLSGGPPRQGMPYEINGKLAGGLFGTVRFNDKGVLNWPEPVARP; the protein is encoded by the coding sequence ATGGATAGGGCGCGGCGTTTCGCCCTGATGATTCTGCTGCTGGCGCTGGGTGCCTGCAGCAGCCTGTTCGGTACGCGCGATCCGCTGCGCATCGATCTGGTCGGCCTGGAACCGGCGACGGGCCAGGGCATGGAGGCGCGCTTCACCGTCAAGTTGCGGGTGCAGAACCCCAATGACCAGGCCATCGACTACAACGGCATCGCCCTGGACCTGTCGGTGAACGGTCAGCCGCTGGCCAGCGGGGTGAGCGATGCCAGCGGGCAGGTGCCGCGCTTTGGCGAAAAAGTGATCAGTGTGCCGGTGAGCATTTCGGCGTTTTCCGCCATTCGCCAGGCCTGGGGACTATCCGGCGGGCCGCCGCGCCAGGGCATGCCGTACGAGATCAACGGCAAGCTGGCCGGTGGGTTGTTCGGCACGGTGCGCTTCAACGACAAGGGTGTGCTGAACTGGCCGGAGCCGGTCGCACGCCCTTGA
- a CDS encoding sorbosone dehydrogenase family protein, with protein sequence MRWSFPVFVVLALAGCGDKSSLPFTAGTGPQPQLPEPQSSLLPTVNIATATGWPAGQTPRAAEGLEVQRFADQLEHPRWLYVLPNGDVLVAESSAPPKEESGGVKDWVAGKIMSKAGATVPSANRITLLRDADGDGVPEQRSVLLEGLFSPFGMALVDNWLYVANADAVVRFPYKTGETTISAPAEKVVDLPGGPINHHWTKNILASPDGPYLYASVGSNSNVGENGLDAEKNRAAILQIDLSNRNVRVFASGLRNPNGMDWEPNSGALWTAVNERDELGNDLVPDYMTSVKDGGFYGWPWSYFGQHVDKRVEPPRPDMVEKALVPDYALGSHTASLGLAFYQGSLLPERYRGGVFIGQHGSWNRTPRSGYQVVFIPFGNGKPNGQPVAVLDGFVNDKDEAMGRPVGVAVDKFGGLLVADDVGNTVWRLRPASVK encoded by the coding sequence ATGCGTTGGTCGTTCCCCGTCTTTGTCGTGCTGGCGCTGGCCGGCTGCGGCGACAAATCGTCATTGCCGTTCACCGCCGGCACAGGCCCGCAACCCCAGTTGCCCGAACCGCAGAGCAGCCTGCTGCCCACCGTCAACATCGCCACCGCCACCGGCTGGCCCGCCGGGCAGACGCCACGCGCCGCCGAGGGGTTGGAGGTGCAGCGCTTCGCCGACCAGCTGGAACACCCGCGCTGGCTCTACGTGCTGCCCAATGGCGACGTGCTGGTGGCCGAAAGCTCGGCGCCGCCCAAGGAAGAATCCGGTGGCGTGAAGGATTGGGTGGCCGGCAAGATCATGTCCAAGGCCGGCGCCACGGTACCCAGCGCCAACCGCATCACCCTGCTGCGCGATGCCGACGGCGATGGCGTGCCGGAACAGCGCAGCGTGCTGCTGGAAGGACTCTTCTCGCCATTCGGCATGGCCCTTGTGGATAACTGGCTGTATGTCGCCAACGCCGACGCCGTGGTGCGCTTCCCGTACAAGACCGGCGAGACGACGATCAGCGCGCCGGCGGAAAAGGTCGTCGACCTGCCCGGCGGACCGATCAACCATCACTGGACCAAGAACATCCTCGCCAGCCCCGATGGCCCCTACCTCTACGCCAGCGTGGGTTCCAACAGCAACGTCGGCGAAAATGGCCTGGACGCGGAGAAGAACCGCGCGGCGATCCTGCAGATCGACCTGTCCAACCGCAACGTTCGCGTATTCGCCTCGGGCCTGCGCAACCCCAACGGAATGGACTGGGAACCCAACAGCGGCGCCCTGTGGACAGCCGTGAACGAGCGTGATGAGTTGGGCAACGACCTGGTGCCGGACTACATGACCTCGGTGAAGGACGGCGGCTTCTATGGCTGGCCCTGGAGTTACTTCGGCCAGCATGTGGATAAACGCGTCGAGCCGCCGCGCCCGGATATGGTGGAGAAGGCCCTGGTGCCCGACTACGCCCTGGGCTCGCACACGGCCTCGCTCGGCCTGGCCTTCTACCAGGGCAGCCTGCTGCCGGAGCGCTATCGTGGCGGCGTGTTCATCGGCCAGCATGGCTCGTGGAATCGCACGCCGCGCAGTGGCTACCAGGTCGTCTTCATCCCCTTCGGCAACGGCAAGCCCAATGGCCAGCCGGTGGCGGTGCTGGATGGTTTCGTCAACGACAAGGATGAAGCCATGGGCCGCCCGGTCGGTGTCGCTGTGGATAAGTTCGGGGGCCTGCTGGTGGCCGATGATGTTGGCAACACGGTGTGGCGCCTGCGCCCGGCTAGCGTGAAATGA
- a CDS encoding Na/Pi cotransporter family protein: MLKLLDLLSAVALLVWGTHIVRTGILRVYGSNLRKILSRSVQKRPLAFAAGIGVTALVQSSNATALLATSFVATGLMALAPALAIMLGADVGTALMARVLTLDLSWLSPLLIFFGVIFFLGRQKSRLGQLGRVFIGLGLIILALQLIVAAAEPMTQAKGVKVLFSSLTGDVMLDALTGALFAMISYSSLAAVLLTATLAASKVISLKVALCLVIGANLGSGILAMISASSQNAAGRRVALGSLLFKVAGCALVLPLVGPLADWIDHWQFSTAELVIAFHVLYNTTRCLACLPLTGQMAAFCTRIMPDRHSPEDIVRPRHLDPGALDTPSLALVNAVRETLRMGDIVEQMLNNLMQVIHSGDPLLAKEIRKQDDDVDALYTAIKLYLARMPREDLSEADSRRWAEIIELAINLEQAGDIIEHMLGAVQDKKTSRSRSFSDNGLEEITVLHGQLVANLRLSLSVFLNGDQEGAKRLRRAKQRFRLQERRFAHSHVDRLRQQVVQSIETSSLHLDLISDMKRLNSLFCAIAYAVLDNPDASSAAIEEPEDDPDFVEREVKAAQEDRPAPPGSSATG; the protein is encoded by the coding sequence ATGCTCAAACTGCTCGATCTGCTCTCCGCCGTCGCCCTGTTGGTGTGGGGCACCCATATCGTCCGCACCGGCATACTCAGGGTCTACGGCAGCAACCTGCGGAAGATACTCAGCCGCAGCGTCCAGAAGCGCCCACTGGCCTTCGCCGCCGGGATCGGCGTCACCGCGCTGGTGCAGAGCAGCAACGCCACGGCGCTGCTGGCCACCTCCTTCGTCGCCACGGGGCTGATGGCGCTGGCGCCAGCCCTGGCGATCATGCTCGGCGCCGATGTCGGCACGGCCCTGATGGCACGGGTGCTGACCCTGGACCTCTCCTGGCTGTCGCCGCTGCTGATCTTCTTCGGCGTGATCTTCTTCCTCGGCCGCCAGAAGTCGCGCCTCGGCCAGCTGGGCCGGGTGTTCATCGGCCTGGGGCTGATCATCCTCGCGCTACAGCTGATCGTCGCCGCCGCAGAACCCATGACCCAGGCCAAGGGCGTCAAGGTGCTGTTCTCCAGCCTGACCGGCGACGTGATGCTGGACGCCCTGACCGGCGCGCTGTTCGCGATGATTTCCTATTCCAGCCTGGCCGCCGTGCTGCTCACCGCGACACTGGCGGCGTCCAAGGTGATTTCGCTGAAGGTCGCGCTGTGCCTGGTGATCGGCGCCAACCTGGGTAGCGGTATCCTGGCGATGATCAGCGCCTCGTCGCAGAACGCCGCCGGCCGCCGCGTGGCGCTGGGCAGCCTGCTGTTCAAGGTCGCCGGCTGCGCCCTGGTGCTGCCGCTGGTGGGTCCGCTGGCCGACTGGATCGACCACTGGCAGTTCAGCACCGCGGAGCTGGTGATCGCCTTCCACGTGCTCTACAACACCACCCGCTGCCTCGCCTGCCTGCCGCTGACCGGGCAGATGGCGGCCTTCTGCACGCGCATCATGCCGGACCGCCATTCGCCGGAAGACATCGTGCGCCCGCGCCATCTCGACCCCGGCGCCCTGGATACGCCGAGCCTGGCGCTGGTCAACGCGGTACGCGAAACCCTGCGCATGGGCGATATCGTCGAGCAGATGCTGAACAACCTGATGCAGGTTATCCACAGCGGCGACCCGCTGCTGGCCAAGGAGATCCGCAAGCAGGACGACGACGTCGACGCGCTCTACACCGCGATCAAGCTGTACCTGGCGCGCATGCCCCGGGAGGACCTCAGCGAAGCCGACAGCCGCCGCTGGGCGGAGATCATCGAGTTGGCGATCAACCTCGAGCAGGCCGGCGACATCATCGAGCACATGCTCGGCGCCGTGCAGGACAAGAAGACCTCGCGCAGCCGCTCCTTCTCCGATAACGGCCTGGAGGAGATCACCGTGCTGCACGGCCAACTGGTGGCCAATCTGCGCCTGTCGCTCTCGGTATTCCTCAATGGCGACCAGGAAGGCGCCAAGCGCCTGCGCCGCGCCAAGCAGCGCTTCCGCCTGCAGGAACGGCGCTTCGCCCACTCCCACGTCGATCGCCTTCGGCAGCAGGTGGTGCAGAGCATCGAGACCAGTTCCCTGCACCTGGATCTGATCAGCGATATGAAGCGTCTCAACTCGCTGTTCTGCGCTATCGCCTATGCTGTTCTGGATAACCCAGACGCCAGCAGTGCGGCAATCGAGGAGCCCGAGGATGACCCGGACTTCGTCGAACGCGAAGTGAAGGCGGCGCAGGAGGACAGGCCGGCCCCGCCCGGTTCCAGCGCCACGGGTTGA
- a CDS encoding AraC family transcriptional regulator, translated as MEESTHNQRPPSVSASLTQAILLAAVRLGLDRDTLLAASGIQASQLSDPDARIDFMRQELMWQAIQSSLPNDEPGLALGRALSSASFSALGYLLQTSTTLGDALESALRYQRLVGEGGQVSIEAQAEVIWVAYRPLNPELPATRARALALLGFWARQLKALLSGLQLAGCRFMHGQPDKLTDYETAFFGCPLQFDAPDYALGLPKAMIDAALPQANPPLRDLLRQHAEGLLARLPSASISGRVVALLGEQLTRGEPGRAALANELGLSERTLQRRLAEEGSSYQQLLADTRRQLAERYLGEGNLPATDIAALLGYSEPSVFFRAFRHWTGLTPGEFRQRRRQAAD; from the coding sequence ATGGAAGAAAGCACTCACAATCAACGCCCGCCTTCGGTCAGCGCCAGCCTGACCCAGGCCATCCTGTTGGCGGCCGTTCGTCTCGGCCTGGACCGCGACACGCTGCTCGCCGCCAGCGGCATACAGGCATCCCAACTCAGCGACCCCGATGCGCGCATCGATTTCATGCGCCAGGAACTGATGTGGCAAGCCATCCAGTCGAGCCTGCCCAATGACGAACCCGGACTTGCGCTGGGTCGCGCGCTGTCGTCGGCGTCATTCAGCGCACTCGGCTACCTGCTGCAGACCAGCACCACGCTGGGCGATGCGCTGGAGTCGGCCTTGCGCTACCAGCGCCTGGTCGGTGAAGGCGGCCAGGTCTCGATCGAGGCCCAGGCAGAGGTGATCTGGGTGGCCTACCGGCCGCTCAATCCGGAACTCCCGGCAACCCGAGCCCGCGCGCTGGCCCTGCTGGGTTTCTGGGCGCGACAGCTCAAGGCGCTGCTCAGCGGCCTGCAACTGGCCGGTTGCCGCTTCATGCACGGCCAGCCGGATAAGCTCACGGACTACGAAACGGCGTTCTTCGGCTGCCCGCTGCAGTTCGACGCCCCGGACTACGCCCTGGGCCTGCCCAAGGCGATGATCGACGCCGCCCTGCCCCAGGCTAACCCGCCGCTGCGCGACCTCCTGCGGCAGCACGCCGAAGGCCTGCTCGCGCGCCTGCCCAGCGCCAGCATCAGTGGCCGTGTGGTGGCGCTACTGGGTGAACAACTGACCCGGGGCGAGCCAGGCCGCGCCGCCCTGGCCAACGAGTTGGGCCTGAGCGAACGCACGCTGCAGCGCCGGCTAGCCGAGGAAGGCAGCAGTTATCAACAGTTGCTCGCCGACACACGGCGACAGTTGGCAGAACGCTACCTCGGGGAAGGCAACCTGCCGGCCACCGATATCGCCGCACTGCTGGGCTACTCCGAACCCAGCGTATTCTTCCGCGCCTTCCGCCACTGGACCGGACTGACCCCTGGGGAATTCCGTCAGCGGCGCCGGCAGGCAGCGGACTGA